In Camelina sativa cultivar DH55 chromosome 16, Cs, whole genome shotgun sequence, a single window of DNA contains:
- the LOC104750623 gene encoding uncharacterized protein LOC104750623, giving the protein MSIYAFGDMQLIPHLTQQALISTGIDLHHVPPKDNDDKDVSDYKIIGDIFNWTMTNPIPANIMVISGDKDYSVALHQLRLRRYNILLGVPLNGASPSLVIAGKQVWLWTSLLAGGNPLTKTAIAQLIK; this is encoded by the exons ATGTCGATCTATGCCTTCGGTGATATGCAACTGATTCCTCATTTGACCCAGCAGGCTCTGATCTCTACTGGAATAGACTTGCATCATGTTCCACCAA AAGATAACGATGATAAGGATGTGAGTGACTATAAGATCATTGGAGATATTTTTAACTGGACAATGACGAATCCTATCCCTGCTAATATTATGGTCATTTCCGGCGATAAAGACTATTCGGTCGCCTTACATCAACTTAGGTTGAGGAGGTATAACATCCTTCTAGGAGTGCCTCTAAATGGAGCCTCCCCTTCTCTCGTCATTGCGGGAAAACAGGTTTGGCTTTGGACGAGTTTACTAGCTGGAGGAAATCCACTCACGAAGACAGCAATTGCTCAGCTAATAAAGTGA